From a region of the Zingiber officinale cultivar Zhangliang chromosome 4B, Zo_v1.1, whole genome shotgun sequence genome:
- the LOC121976691 gene encoding E3 ubiquitin-protein ligase UPL1-like, whose amino-acid sequence MAGHRSSLPLRLQQILSGGRSLSPVLKLESEPPPKVKDFIDRVIKSPLHDIAIPLSGFRWEYNKGNFHHWRPLFMHFDTYFKTYLSCRKDLLSENILEEEPFPKHSVMQILRVMQIILENCRNKSSFGGLEHFKILLASTDPDVLIASLETLSALVKINPSKMHLGGKLIGCGSLNSYLLSLAQGWGSKEEGLGLHSCVVTNERNQHEGLSLFPTDVGDKCDGTQHRLGSTLHFEYSIPSSLATESTTEGSKSSNICVIKILDMHLRKEDDLNILKQCVEQFNVPPEHRFSLLTRIRYAHAFRSPRICRLYSRISILAFIVLVQSNDAHDELTSFFANEPEYTNELIKLVRNEDYVPGNVRALAMLALGAQLAAYASSHERARILSGSSIISGNGNRMMLLNVLQKAIASLSNPNDPSTPVFVDALLQFFLLHVLSSSSSGSAVRGSAMVPPLLPLLQDSDLAHMHIVSSAVKTLQKLMEYSSPAVSLLKDLGGIELLSKRLQIEVYRIIGPGEGTSNSVTSADTISPDEDQLYLQKHLIKCLLKALGSAMYSPVNTARNQDSQQNSLLSSLSLIFRNVSMFGGDIYFAAVTVMGEIIHRDPTCFPVLDEFAVPKSFLLSVTSGILPSSKALICVPNGLGAICLNTKGSEAVKETAALRFLVDTFTTKKYLVAMNEGVVLLANAVEELLRHVSSLRSTGVEIIIDIINKLTSFGNDKSKETVVDMDENTAMETDREEKANEGHDLVSAMDMAVEGISDEQFEQLSIFHIMVLVHRTMENSETCRMFVEKKGIEALLKLLQRPSITQSSDAMPIALHSTVVFKGFTQHHSASLARAFSSSLREHLKNSMNQFSSFAGLSLQDSKSIQDSGILSSLFVVEFLLFLAASKDNRWISALLTEFGDSSKDVLEDIGHIHREVLWHIALLEDSKAERDDSSNEVHVDPGVDHVVDSPEEQRFSTFRQYLDPLLRRRVPGWTFETQVSDLFNIYRDLGRAATGLHRRGIDSFSTLRVASGYQSQSSNSSDSSPVSRTEDAKQRSYFSLCNDMMRSLAYHINHLFMELGKSMLLTLRRESNPINISQSIVSVGNTVSSILLGHLNFRWHASTSECETSVSTKCRYLGKVIDFLNGVLLDRPESSNPIMLKCLFGLGVIQSVITTFEATSQLLFTHNRVPPSPMEMDDKCQKEDREEPENSWIYGPLASYGTVLDHLATSSFILSSSTKQLLEQPITNGIVPFPQDAEAFVKLLQSKVLKAVLPIWTHPQFFECNLEFITSMISIMRHIYIGVEVRNVNTSGGSHLAGPPPDEAAISLIVEMGFSRARAEEALRQVGMNSVEIATDWLFSHPEEPQEDDELARAVAMSLGNSDGPLKENEITNSKIIDQEEEAVQLPPVDEILSACMKLLQANGSLAFPVKDLLVLICTQNDGHHRHKILSHIMDHVKHSSIPSVPLSENVLSALFHILALILHDDAMAREVAYQAGLIKIALDLLSRWNLGSSDEAKPQAPKWVTACFLSVDQLLQVDPKMSAGIYNLEQIRKDNLNPQKSIVIDENKTKDFQSSLESTMGFLDMEDQKKLLEICCRCIKSQFPSETMHVVLQLCSTLTKYHPVAVSFLEAGGLQALLSLPTNSLFPGFNNVAAAIIRHILEDPNTLQQAMELEIRHSLIAATSRHSNARISPRTFVQNLGIVISRDPVVFLKAAQAVCRIEMVGDRPNVVLLKDREKEKPKAKDKEKTAEKDKVSTSDEKNTGVDVASVVPGSGHGKLSDPYTKNSKAHRKIPQSFTTVIEYLLDLIVKFVPLPNADSQADACPPTASVSDMDIDSTSAKGKGKVIDVSSPDGKNDSQEALTSIAKSVFIVKLLTEILLTYASSIHVLLRRDSELSSSRALSKCINSNTSGGIFHHILLNFLPYSGISKKDKKTDGDWRQKLATRSNQFLVASSVRSAEARRRIFSEISNVFNDFINSSSCCRAANSRMHAFVDLLNDILAARSPTGSYISAEASVTFIDLGLVHSLSSTLKVLDLDHADSPKLITGIIKVLELVTKEHVHSAYINTAKGDNSLTLASNEHQLGLSNDHGDRFEALETISQPDNAEVMADQRETAIQNFSNSSSMLDDMDHDREINVGFAREAEDDFMHEASEDGTGIENGVSTVEIRFDIQQNAEDDMGDDDDDDDDEDMSGDEGEEVDEDDDDNNDLEEDEVHQTSHPDTDHDEHEMDDEEFDEDVLEEEDDDNEDDDGVILQLEEGISGINVFDHIEVLGSDNFSVMPVDIFGSRRQGRTTSIYNLLGRTGDNSALHLEHPLLEEPSSYRHLVHQRQSENTVDIAFSDRNHENTSYRMDAIFRTLRNGRQGHRFNMWLDDSHQRGASSAPVVPQGIEEMLVSRLRPPTLVQNQSMQVNSPQEKHEPSQLQIAETEVREERAAGVNENNENNENIVIPSQAIDGSRNAGIVTSSGDSLQDTGASGAGEQVSEMHYERADVVVRDVEAVSQASSGSGATIGESLRSLEVEIGSVDGHDDGDRQGPVDRLPLGDLQSVSRLRRSSGNAMPVSVRDTSLESVSEVPQQNEEQQEPQPTVNVDTDTIDPTFLEALPEELRAEVLSSRQNQVSQASNEQPQADGDIDPEFLAALPPDIRDEVLAQQRAQRRQESQQLEGQPVEMDAVSIIATLPSDVREEVLLTSPDTLLATLTPALVAEANMLRERFAHRHHTGALIGMSSRSRRGESSRHGDAIGSLDRNVEAAARRTALGKLIETDGVPLVDMNDLKAMIRLLRIVQPLYKGQLQRLFLNLCTHHETRTSLVKILMEMLMIDLRGPIYSSTESSESPFRLYGCQSYIAYSRPQFHGGVPPLLSRRILETLTYLAKNHPKVSKLLLHLELPILPEATDRGRGKAVLMDEDKSEFRIGAYAIVLLLGLLRQPLYTRSVSHLEQLLNLIEVVIDSGLSNKAEISLEQQTLHDTPLSADAVVSSADEDVKLIKADDSGRPSTCGTNNERNTYDILLSIPEEELRLLCSLLAREGLSDNAYNLVAEVLKKMVASAPTYCHLFTTELVTSVGNLCVYAMKELNLYEDAEKALLSSSSINGTAILRVLQALSSLVAALHEKKKPDSFAEKDQTDALSHVWVINSTLEPLWLELSNCISKIEMSSEIPSDSASLSGNSASASTGAVPPLPPGVQNILPYIESFFVTCEKLRPGQYEAVPDFTSVATDIEDASTSAGGHKSSGSANTDEKQVVFVRFLERHRKLLNSFIRQNPGLLEKSFSLMLKIPRFIEFDNKRSHFRSKIKHQHDHHHSPVRISVRRAYILEDSYNQLRMRSPQDLKGKLTVHFQGEEGIDAGGLTREWYQLLSRVIFDKGALLFTTVGNDSTFQPNPNSVYQTEHLSYFKFVGRVVGKALFDGQLLDVHFTRSFYKHILGVKVTYHDIEAVDPDYYKNLKWMLENDISDVLDLTFSMDADEEKLILYEKAEVTDSELIPGGRNIRVTEENKHEYVDRVAEHLLTTAIRPQINAFMEGFNELIPKDLISIFNDKEFELLISGLPDIDLDDLRTNTEYSGYSNASPVIQWFWEVVQGFSKEDKARFLQFVTGTSKVPLEGFSALQGISGSQRFQIHKAYGSPHHLPSAHTCFNQLDLPEYTSKEQLQERLFLAIHEANEGFGFG is encoded by the exons ATGGCAGGGCACCGTTCGAGTCTCCCGCTGCGGCTGCAGCAGATCTTATCTGGCGGGAGGTCCCTCTCGCCGGTCCTTAAATTGGAGAGCGAGCCC CCACCAAAAGTCAAGGATTTCATTGATAGGGTGATTAAGAGCCCATTACATGATATAGCCATTCCTCTTTCTGGTTTCCGTTGGGAGTATAATAAG GGAAATTTCCACCATTGGAGGCCACTTTTTATGCATTTTGATACATACTTCAAGACATATCTTTCTTGCAGAAAAGACCTCTTATCTGAAAATATTTTAGAGGAAGAACCCTTTCCCAAACATTCTGTTATGCAGATCTTAAGAGTCATGCAGATTATTCTGGAAAATTGTCGCAACAAAAGTTCATTTGGAGGTCTAGAG CATTTCAAGATTCTACTTGCATCCACAGATCCGGATGTCCTTATAGCTTCCTTGGAGACTCTTTCTGCGTTGGTGAAGATAAATCCATCCAAGATGCATTTGGGTGGGAAACTGATTGGTTGTGGTTCTTTGAATAGCTATCTGCTCTCTCTAGCACAGGGCTGgggaagcaaagaagaaggcttgggtttGCATTCATGTGTTGTGACAAATGAGAGAAATCAACACGAGGGATTAAGCTTGTTTCCTACTGATGTTGGTGACAAATGTGATGGGACCCAACATCGATTGGGTTCTACTCTCCATTTTGAATACAGTATACCTTCTTCCTTAGCTACAGAATCTACCACTGAAGGAAGCAAATCATCTAATATTTGTGTCATAAAGATCCTTGATATGCATTTGAGAAAAGAGGATGATTTGAACATTTTGAAGCAATGTGTCGAACAGTTTAATGTTCCTCCTGAGCACAGATTCTCATTACTTACAAGAATTAGATACGCCCATGCCTTCCGATCTCCTAGAATATGTAGGTTGTATAGCAGGATTAgtattcttgcattcattgttttGGTACAATCAAATGATGCTCATGATGAACTCACTTCTTTTTTTGCTAATGAGCCTGAGTATACAAATGAGCTTATCAAGCTTGTTCGCAATGAAGATTATGTGCCGGGAAATGTTAGGGCATTGGCTATGCTTGCATTAGGAGCTCAGTTAGCAGCCTATGCATCATCTCATGAACGGGCTAGAATATTGAGTGGTTCAAGTATTATATCTGGTAATGGGAATCGTATGATGCTGCTAAATGTGCTTCAGAAAGCTATTGCATCACTTAGTAACCCAAATGATCCTTCTACTCCAGTGTTTGTTGATGCTCTTCTTCAGTTCTTCTTACTTCATGTGTTATCTTCCTCGAGTTCTGGTAGTGCTGTAAGGGGCTCAGCAATGGTTCCTCCTCTTCTACCTCTTTTGCAAGACTCTGATCTGGCACATATGCATATTGTCTCCTCTGCTGTTAAGACCTTACAAAAGCTGATGGAATATAGTAGCCCTGCTGTGTCTCTATTAAAAGATTTAGGAGGGATTGAACTTTTGTCTAAGAGGCTGCAGATTGAAGTATACAGAATCATTGGCCCAGGTGAAGGTACAAGTAACTCAGTGACATCTGCAGATACAATAAGCCCCGATGAAGATCAATTGTACTTGCAGAAACACCTTATTAAGTGCTTGCTTAAGGCATTGGGTTCTGCAATGTACTCTCCAGTGAATACTGCAAGGAATCAAGATTCCCAACAAAACTCCTTGCTTTCATCTTTATCCTTGATATTTAGAAATGTAAGCATGTTTGGTGGGGATATTTATTTTGCAGCAGTAACTGTTATGGGCGAAATAATTCATAGGGATCCAACATGCTTTCCTGTTCTTGATGAGTTTGCTGTCCCCAAGTCGTTTTTATTATCAGTGACATCTGGGATTCTTCCTTCTTCAAAGGCACTCATCTGTGTTCCTAATGGTCTTGGTGCTATCTGTCTTAATACCAAGGGATCAGAGGCAGTGAAAGAAACTGCTGCATTGCGATTTCTGGTTGACACCTTCACAACAAAGAAATATTTGGTAGCAATGAATGAGGGTGTTGTTCTTTTAGCAAATGCTGTTGAAGAGCTTCTTCGGCATGTATCTTCACTAAGGAGTACTGGGGTTGAGATTATTATTGATATTATCAACAAACTTACATCTTTTGGGAATGATAAATCCAAGGAAACTGTGGTGGATATGGATGAGAACACTGCCATGGAAACTGATCGTGAAGAAAAGGCAAATGAAGGGCATGATTTGGTGAGTGCCATGGATATGGCTGTTGAAGGAATCAGCGATGAACAGTTTGAGCAGTTATCCATCTTTCATATCATGGTGTTAGTTCATCGAACAATGGAAAACTCTGAAACTTGTAGAATGTTTGTTGAGAAGAAGGGTATAGAAGCATTGTTAAAACTTCTTCAACGACCTAGCATCACTCAGTCATCGGATGCCATGCCAATTGCTTTGCATAGCACAGTTGTCTTTAAGGGCTTTACCCAGCATCATTCTGCATCCCTTGCACGAGCTTTTTCTTCCTCGCTTAGGGAGCATTTGAAAAATTCTATGAATCAATTCAGTTCATTTGCTGGTTTATCTTTGCAGGATTCCAAGTCTATACAGGACAGTGGGATATTATCGTCTCTCTTTGTTGTTGAATTTCTCCTCTTCCTTGCTGCTTCAAAAGACAATCGCTGGATTAGTGCATTGCTTACTGAATTCGGAGATTCTAGCAAGGATGTTCTAGAAGACATTGGGCATATCCATCGTGAAGTCCTGTGGCATATTGCCCTTCTTGAAGATTCAAAGGCTGAAAGAGATGATTCTTCTAATGAGGTGCATGTAGATCCTGGTGTGGACCATGTGGTTGATTCTCCTGAAGAGCAACGCTTTAGTACTTTCAGGCAGTATCTTGATCCATTACTGAGAAGAAGAGTTCCTGGCTGGACTTTCGAGACTCAAGTTTCTGACCTATTTAACATATATCGAGATCTTGGACGTGCAGCCACTGGTTTACATAGACGGGGTATAGATAGCTTTTCAACTTTGCGAGTTGCTTCTGGCTACCAATCCCAGTCTTCTAATTCTTCAGACAGCTCTCCTGTGAGTAGAACAGAAGATGCCAAACAGAGATCTTACTTTTCTTTATGTAATGACATGATGAGGTCACTTGCTTATCATATAAACCAtctctttatggagctgggaaaATCAATGCTACTCACTTTGCGCCGTGAGAGCAATCCTATAAATATCTCTCAATCTATTGTATCTGTTGGTAACACAGTTTCCTCAATTTTGTTAGGTCACTTGAATTTTAGGTGGCATGCAAGCACTTCAGAGTGTGAGACTTCTGTGTCTACAAAATGTCGCTATCTTGGCAAAGTTATTGATTTTCTGAATGGGGTTCTATTAGACAGGCCAGAATCTTCCAATCCAATTATGCTTAAATGTTTGTTTGGACTTGGTGTCATTCAGTCTGTTATAACCACTTTTGAAGCGACAAGTCAGTTGCTTTTCACACACAACAGAGTCCCACCTTCCCCAATGGAAATGGATGATAAATGTCAAAAGGAAGACAGAGAAGAGCCAGAAAATTCATGGATATATGGTCCTTTGGCTAGCTATGGTACTGTACTGGATCATTTGGCCACATCATCTTTCATCTTGTCTTCCTCAACAAAGCAGCTGCTTGAGCAACCAATCACAAATGGGATTGTTCCATTTCctcaagatgccgaggcattTGTGAAATTGCTTCAATCCAAGGTTTTAAAGGCTGTACTTCCCATTTGGACTCATCCTCAATTTTTTGAATGCAATTTAGAGTTTATTACTTCAATGATCTCTATTATGCGGCATATTTACATTGGTGTTGAAGTCAGGAATGTCAATACTAGTGGCGGATCTCATTTAGCTGGTCCACCACCTGATGAAGCAGCTATATCATTGATTGTAGAAATGGGCTTTTCTCGTGCAAGAGCAGAAGAAGCATTGAGACAAGTTGGCATGAATAGTGTTGAGATTGCTACTGATTGGCTGTTTTCACATCCAGAGGAACCACAAGAAGATGATGAACTTGCTAGAGCTGTTGCCATGTCCCTAGGGAACTCAGATGGACCATTGAAGGAAAatgaaattacaaattctaagatCATTGATCAGGAAGAGGAAGCTGTCCAATTGCCTCCTGTTGATGAAATTCTGTCAGCATGCATGAAACTCTTGCAGGCGAATGGATCCTTAGCGTTTCCTGTGAAAGATCTGCTTGTTTTGATATGCACTCAAAATGATGGTCACCACAGACATAAGATCCTCTCTCACATCATGGATCATGTAAAACATTCTTCTATACCATCAGTTCCTTTAAGTGAGAATGTGTTGTCTGCACTATTTCACATTCTTGCTCTAATTCTCCATGATGATGCTATGGCGCGGGAAGTTGCCTATCAAGCTGGTCTGATAAAGATTGCTCTGGATCTGCTTTCTAGGTGGAATCTGGGTTCTTCTGATGAAGCAAAACCTCAAGCTCCAAAGTGGGTCACTGCATGCTTCCTTTCTGTTGATCAGTTGCTGCAGGTGGATCCTAAGATGTCTGCTGGAATATACAATCTAGAACAAATAAGAAAGGATAACCTCAATCCTCAGAAATCAATTGTGATTGATGAGAATAAAACAAAGGATTTTCAGTCTTCTCTGGAGTCTACTATGGGATTTTTGGATATGGAGGACCAGAAGAAGCTTTTGGAAATATGCTGCAGATGTATAAAGAGTCAGTTTCCTTCTGAGACGATGCATGTGGTGCTGCAGCTGTGTTCTACATTAACTAAATATCACCCAGTTGCCGTTAGTTTTCTTGAAGCGGGAGGTTTGCAAGCTTTACTCAGCTTGCCTACAAACAGCTTATTTCCGGGGTTCAATAATGTGGCAGCTGCAATTATCCGCCACATTTTGGAAGATCCTAATACTCTTCAGCAAGCCATGGAGTTAGAAATACGTCATAGCCTCATTGCAGCAACTAGCAGACATTCAAATGCAAGAATATCACCACGAACTTTTGTTCAGAACTTGGGTATTGTTATTTCCAGGGATCCTGTGGTGTTTCTTAAAGCTGCGCAAGCTGTATGCAGGATTGAGATGGTTGGTGACCGACCTAATGTAGTGCTCTTGAAAGATCGTGAGAAGGAAAAGCCCAAGGCTAAAGACAAAGAGAAGACAGCTGAGAAAGACAAAGTATCTACTAGTGATGAAAAAAATACTGGGGTAGATGTGGCCTCAGTTGTCCCTGGAAGTGGGCATGGTAAACTATCAGATCCTTATACAAAGAACAGCAAGGCCCATAGAAAAATTCCACAAAGTTTTACAACGGTGATTGAATATCTCTTGGATTTGATTGTGAAATTTGTCCCTCTTCCAAATGCAGATTCTCAAGCTGATGCTTGTCCTCCTACTGCATCAGTATCAGACATGGATATTGATTCCACCTCTgctaaaggaaaaggaaaagttatTGATGTTTCATCTCCGGATGGCAAAAATGATTCCCAGGAAGCTCTTACATCTATTGCAAAAAGTGTTTTTATTGTTAAACTTTTGACAGAGATACTTCTCACTTATGCTTCATCAATTCATGTATTACTTAGAAGAGATTCTGAGCTCAGTAGTTCTCGTGCTCTTTCAAAGTGTATAAATAGCAATACTAGCGGGGGAATCTTTCATCATATTCTTCTTAATTTTCTTCCTTATTCGGGAATTTCTAAGAAAGATAAGAAAACTGATGGAGATTGGAGGCAAAAGTTAGCTACCAGATCAAACCAATTTTTGGTGGCATCATCTGTTCGTTCAGCGGAAGCCCGTAGAAGAATTTTTTCTGAAATAAGCAATGTGTTTAATGACTTCATTAACTCATCTAGTTGCTGTAGGGCAGCCAATTCCCGCATGCATGCCTTTGTCGACCTACTTAATGATATCCTTGCTGCTCGCTCACCAACTGGTTCATATATTTCGGCAGAAGCTTCAGTTACTTTTATTGATCTTGGGCTTGTTCATTCTTTAAGTTCGACACTTAAGGTGCTTGATTTGGACCATGCTGATTCACCAAAGCTCATCACAGGAATCATTAAGGTGTTAGAGTTAGTGACAAAGGAGCATGTTCATTCTGCTTACATCAACACAGCAAAGGGGGACAATTCCCTGACGTTGGCGTCTAACGAGCATCAACTTGGTTTATCTAATGATCATGGTGATAGGTTTGAGGCCTTGGAAACAATCTCACAACCTGATAATGCAGAAGTGATGGCTGACCAAAGAGAAACAGCCATCCAAAATTTTAGCAATTCTAGTTCCATGTTAGACGACATGGATCATGACCGTGAAATAAATGTGGGTTTTGCTCGTGAAGCTGAAGATGATTTCATGCATGAAGCTTCAGAAGATGGTACAGGTATTGAGAATGGTGTTTCAACTGTGGAAATAAGATTTGATATTCAGCAAAATGCTGAAGATGACAtgggtgatgatgatgatgatgatgatgatgaagacaTGTCAGGGgatgagggagaagaagttgatgaGGATGATGATGACAATAATGACTTGGAGGAGGATGAAGTTCATCAAACCTCTCATCCTGACACAGATCATGATGAGCATGAGATGGACGATGAAGAATTTGATGAAGATGtcttggaagaagaagatgatgacaaTGAAGATGATGATGGTGTAATACTCCAGTTAGAGGAGGGAATTAGTGGAATAAATGTCTTTGATCACATTGAAGTTCTAGGTAGTGACAATTTTTCTGTAATGCCTGTTGACATATTTGGCTCTAGACGTCAAGGGCGGACAACATCCATTTACAATCTTCTTGGACGAACTGGTGACAACAGTGCCCTTCATCTTGAACATCCGTTATTGGAGGAGCCTTCTTCGTATAGACATCTAGTTCACCAGAGACAATCAg aaaatacTGTGGATATAGCTTTCTCAGATAGAAATCATGAGAACACTTCCTACAGAATGGATGCTATCTTCCGTACATTGAGGAATGGACGACAGGGACATCGTTTTAATATGTGGTTGGATGATAGCCATCAACGTGGTGCATCTAGTGCCCCTGTAGTGCCTCAggggattgaagaaatgcttgttTCCCGACTAAGACCGCCTACACTTGTCCAAAACCAAAGCATGCAGGTTAatagtcctcaagaaaagcatgAACCCAGTCAGTTGCAAATTGCAGAGACTGAAGTTAGGGAAGAAAGAGCTGCAGGAGTTAATGAGAACAATGAGAACAATGAGAACATCGTTATACCTTCACAAGCAATAGACGGTTCTCGAAATGCTGGTATTGTAACCTCCAGTGGTGATTCACTCCAAGACACTGGTGCATCTGGTGCAGGCGAGCAAGTGTCAGAGATGCACTATGAACGAGCTGATGTTGTTGTGCGAGATGTTGAAGCAGTGAGTCAAGCAAGCAGTGGAAGTGGGGCAACTATAGGAGAAAGCCTTCGCAGTTTGGAAGTAGAAATTGGGAGTGTAGATGGACATGATGATGGAGATAGGCAAGGTCCCGTTGATAGACTTCCTTTGGGTGATTTGCAGTCGGTGAGTAGGCTGAGAAGGTCATCAGGAAATGCTATGCCAGTTAGTGTCCGTGATACATCTCTTGAAAGTGTGAGTGAGGTCCCACAACAGAATGAGGAGCAGCAGGAGCCGCAACCAACAGTAAATGTTGATACAGATACAATAGACCCTACATTTTTGGAGGCTCTTCCAGAGGAATTGCGAGCTGAAGTACTTTCCTCACGGCAGAATCAAGTGTCACAGGCTTCAAATGAACAACCTCAAGCCGATGGAGATATTGATCCTGAATTTCTTGCTGCACTTCCACCTGATATAAGGGATGAGGTTCTAGCACAACAACGGGCTCAAAGGAGACAAGAATCACAACAATTGGAAGGTCAACCAGTTGAGATGGATGCTGTTTCAATAATTGCTACACTTCCTTCAGATGTTCGAGAAGAG GTGCTTCTGACCTCACCTGATACTCTTTTGGCGACACTGACCCCTGCACTTGTTGCCGAAGCAAATATGTTGCGTGAAAGATTCGCCCATCGGCACCATACTGGAGCACTCATTGGTATGAGTTCCAGGAGTCGCCGGGGTGAGTCTTCTAGACATGGTGATGCTATTGGGTCTCTGGACAGAAATGTTGAGGCTGCTGCACGTAGAACTGCACTAGGCAAACTGATTGAAACTGATGGTGTTCCCCTTGTTGACATGAATGATCTTAAGGCAATGATTAGATTGTTGCGTATAGTTCAG CCACTGTACAAAGGTCAACTACAGAGGCTTTTCTTGAATCTATGTACCCATCATGAGACAAGAACTTCTTTGGTGAAAATTTTGATGGAAATGCTAATGATTGATCTGAGGGGACCTATTTACAGTTCGACTGAATCTTCTGAATCACCATTTAGGTTGTATGGGTGTCAGAGTTATATTGCATATTCTCGTCCTCAATTTCATGGCG GGGTTCCCCCACTATTATCACGTCGCATTCTGGAGACATTGACTTACTTGGCTAAGAACCATCCCAAAGTGTCAAAGCTGCTACTACATCTTGAATTGCCAATTTTGCCAGAAGCAACAGACAGGGGTCGTGGGAAAGCTGTACTAATGGATGAAGATAAATCTGAATTTAGAATTGGAGCTTATGCGATTGTGTTGCTTCTGGGGCTCCTGAGGCAACCATTGTACACGAGGAGTGTTTCCCATTTGGAACAG TTGTTAAACCTTATTGAGGTTGTTATTGACTCTGGCCTCTCCAACAAAGCTGAAATTTCACTTGAGCAGCAAACTTTGCATGACACACCATTATCTGCCGATGCTGTCGTGTCTTCTGCCGATGAGGATGTTAAATTGATCAAAGCTGATGATTCTGGAAGGCCTTCTACTTGTGGTACGAACAATGAGAGAAATACATATGATATTTTACTTAGTATCCCGGAAGAAGAGCTTCGACTTCTATGCTCATTGCTTGCACGTGAAGG atTGTCAGATAATGCTTACAATCTTGTGGCTGAGGTGTTAAAAAAAATGGTGGCCAGTGCTCCTACATATTGCCATTTATTCACTACAGAGCTTGTCACTTCTGTGGGGAATTTATGTGTTTATGCTATGAAAGAACTTAACTTATATGAGGATGCTGAAAAAGCTCTTCTGAGTTCGTCTTCTATCAATGGGACTGCAATCTTGAGAGTTCTTCAGGCATTGAGCTCCCTTGTTGCTGCATTGCATGAAAAAAAGAAACCCGATTCATTTGCCGAGAAAGACCAAACTGATGCCCTTTCTCATGTATGGGTTATAAATTCTACACTGGAACCTTTATGGCTAGAATTGAGCAACTGCATAAGCAAAATTGAGATGTCTTCAGAAATTCCATCAGATTCAGCATCTCTTTCAGGAAATTCAGCATCCGCTAGCACTGGTGCAGTGCCACCACTTCCACCTGGAGTGCAAAACATTTTGCCATATATAGAGTCATTCTTTGTGACATGTGAAAAGTTGCGTCCTGGGCAATATGAAGCAGTACCAGATTTTACTTCTGTGGCAACTGACATCGAGGATGCAAGTACCTCAGCTGGAGGACATAAATCTTCTGGGTCTGCAAATACTGATGAAAAACAAGTTGTTTTTGTTAGGTTTTTAGAGAGGCATAGAAAGTTGTTAAATTCGTTCATCCGACAGAATCCTGGTTTACTTGAGAAGTCGTTTTCTTTGATGCTTAAAATACCAAGATTCATTGAATTTGACAATAAACGTTCTCATTTTAGATCAAAGATAAAACATCAGCATGACCATCATCACAGCCCAGTTAGAATATCAGTGAGAAGAGCTTATATATTGGAGGACTCATATAATCAATTGCGAATGCGTTCACCACAAGACTTAAAGGGAAAATTGACTGTGCATTTTCAAGGAGAAGAAGGCATTGATGCAGGTGGACTTACTAGGGAATGGTATCAATTGCTTTCTCGTGTAATTTTTGATAAGGGCGCTCTACTTTTTACGACTGTTGGAAATGATTCAACATTCCAGCCAAATCCCAATTCAGTATACCAGACAGAGCATCTTTCATATTTCAAGTTTGTTGGACGAGTG GTTGGTAAAGCACTCTTTGATGGTCAGCTCCTTGATGTCCATTTCACAAGATCATTCTACAAGCACATTCTTGGAGTAAAGGTTACTTATCATGACATTGAGGCTGTGGATCCAGATTACTATAAGAACCTGAAGTGGATGCTTGAG AATGATATAAGCGATGTTTTGGACCTTACTTTTAGTATGGATGCTGATGAGGAAAAATTGATATTGTATGAAAAGGCAGAG GTAACTGATTCTGAATTGATTCCTGGGGGAAGAAATATTCGTGTCACAGAAGAAAACAAACATGAATATGTTGATCGTGTGGCAGAACATTTGCTAACAACTGCAATTAGGCCTCAGATAAATGCATTTATGGAAGGATTTAACGAGTTGATCCCGAAGGATCTGATTTCCATTTTCAATGATAAAGAATTTGAGTTGTTGATAAGTGGACTTCCAGATATCGATT TGGACGACTTGAGAACCAATACTGAATATTCTGGCTACAGTAATGCATCCCCTGTTATTCAATGGTTTTGGGAAGTTGTTCAGGGCTTCAGTAAGGAGGACAAAGCCCGATTCCTGCAATTTGTTACTGGTACCTCAAag GTGCCATTGGAAGGTTTTAGTGCTCTTCAAGGAATTTCAGGTTCTCAGCGGTTTCAGATTCACAAGGCATATGGAAGCCCCCATCATCTGCCTTCAGCTCATACATG CTTTAATCAATTGGACTTGCCAGAATACACTTCAAAAGAGCAGTTGCAGGAGCGATTGTTTTTAGCTATCCATGAGGCCAATGAAGGGTTTGGCTTTGGTTGA